The nucleotide window CGCCTTGTTGCTAACGGGTTGGCCATGCCCCGGAATAACGGTCGTCTGGTCGCTTATGCCAGACAGGATCGCCTCGACCGCGCGGATCGTGCCGTCGATGCTTCCTCCGGTCGAGTAGTCGATAAACGGGTAGATTCCGTTCCAGTAGATGTCGCCAGCGTGGATAATATCCGCTTCTGCGAAGCTCACTGTGATGTCGCCGTCCGTGTGAGCGTTGGGACGGTGCTTGAGTAGCAGCGTCGCGTTATTCAGCCGGATGGACTTCTCGTCGGAGATGGTTTCGGCCGGCAATGCGCCTGGGGGCGAGGGTGGGAAGTTGAAATCCCAATCCTCAACCCTCTGCGCCGCCATGAGGTGTTTGCGGGCATTGTCGTGGGCGAGGATCGCCGCCCCTTCCTTGTTGAGCCATTCATTGCCGTCCGCATGGTCGAAATGCCAATGCGTGTTGATCAGGTGCTTCACGGGTTGACGGCCGAGTGCGTCGAGAGCCTCGATGATCCGTGGTCGGGACGCGGTAATGCCAGCGTCG belongs to Bosea sp. NBC_00550 and includes:
- a CDS encoding MBL fold metallo-hydrolase yields the protein MTQEFRLSRRGFCLCCIGAGTITATDGWLSPRHAFAKAQGIVDMIRAEAAKAPIAVHKLRGDVAVLEGSGGNIAVLTGPDGKLLVDAGITASRPRIIEALDALGRQPVKHLINTHWHFDHADGNEWLNKEGAAILAHDNARKHLMAAQRVEDWDFNFPPSPPGALPAETISDEKSIRLNNATLLLKHRPNAHTDGDITVSFAEADIIHAGDIYWNGIYPFIDYSTGGSIDGTIRAVEAILSGISDQTTVIPGHGQPVSNKAELKGYHDMLVGIRANVAKLKREGRSLDEIVAAKPTAQFDEKWGQFVIGPAFFTKLVHEGV